From a region of the Phragmites australis chromosome 21, lpPhrAust1.1, whole genome shotgun sequence genome:
- the LOC133903439 gene encoding protein TIFY 11d-like, whose product MAAAGSSRFAVTCGLLRQYMTREHQQQESQQQMGGLAGAFRLPTLSEAEETTDARTMQLFPTRAGTSQPSQERPEAQAKAPLAIFYEGRVVVFEDFPAEKAKEVMQLAGSWSSPPLPLQNGAMEVPEKPEPLATPSDLPIARKASLQRFLQKRKHRISATDPYHKETASPAPEKDTAGGKSVKDEPAASWLGL is encoded by the exons ATGGCCGCCGCCGGGAGCAGCAGGTTCGCCGTCACGTGCGGGCTCCTGCGGCAGTACATGACGAGGGAGCACCAGCAGCAGGAGTCGCAGCAGCAGATGGGCGGCCTCGCCGGCGCGTTCCGGCTGCCAACCCTGTCGGAGGCTGAGGAGACGACGGACGCAAGGACCATGCAGCTCTTCCCCACGCGCGCCGGCACGTCGCAGCCGTCCCAGGAGCG GCCGGAGGCGCAGGCGAAGGCGCCGCTGGCCATCTTCTACGAGGGGCGGGTGGTCGTGTTCGAGGACTTCCCAGCCGAGAAGGCCAAGGAGGTGATGCAGCTCGCGGGGTCTTGGTCCTCGCCTCCGCTGCCGCTGCAGAACGGAGCGATGGAGGTGCCAGAGAAGCCGGAGCCATTGGCTACGCCCTCCGACCTGCCCATCGCAAGGAAGGCCTCGCTGCAGAGGTTCCTTCAGAAGAGGAAGCACAG GATCAGCGCCACCGACCCTTACCACAAGGAAACCGCGTCTCCGGCACCGGAGAAAGACACTGCCGGCGGCAAGTCAGTAAAAGATGAACCTGCTGCCTCTTGGCTAGGGCTCTGA
- the LOC133903440 gene encoding protein TIFY 11e-like: protein MATAESIKGRGRFAAACGVLSRYVKAAERAAATEARPPAVLPLMPGADVSVQEEQEARPEPAPAPQLTILYGGLVLVLDEVPADRAAELLRLAAAAQGGARARHGQVVPVAEDDLPMARKASLQRFMEKRKGRVAARGAPYSRPDGAGAGAACPDRLTLAL, encoded by the coding sequence ATGGCAACGGCGGAGAGCATCAAGGGCCGCGGCCGGTTCGCGGCGGCGTGCGGCGTGCTCAGCCGGTACGTCAAGGCGGCCgagagggcggcggcgacggaggcGCGGCCGCCGGCGGTCCTCCCTCTCATGCCAGGCGCGGACGTGTCCGTGCAAGAAGAGCAGGAGGCGAGGCCGGAGCCGGCGCCGGCCCCGCAGCTGACCATCCTCTACGGTGGGCTGGTTCTGGTGCTCGACGAGGTCCCGGCCGACAGGGCGGCCGAGCTGCTCCGTCTCGCGGCCGCAGCGCAAGGCGGGGCCCGGGCCCGGCACGGGCAGGTGGTGCCGGTGGCGGAGGATGACCTGCCGATGGCGAGGAAGGCGTCGTTGCAGCGGTTCATGGAGAAGCGCAAGGGCCGGGTCGCCGCGCGCGGGGCGCCCTACAGCAGGCcggacggcgccggcgccggcgcggcgtGCCCTGACCGTCTCACGCTCGCGCTCTGA
- the LOC133903441 gene encoding protein TIFY 11e-like, translated as MAAATSGATVSTATATSRFAAACGALSQYVKAAERAHARPAVPVRPLALMPGAEVPDDDDDQGQPEAEGPAPAKLTIVYGKRVLVLDDVPADKAAGLLRLAAAVARGTADPSGSMRGEQLSAADLPVARKASLQRFMEKRKGRLAARGEPYPQPASRRDHLALAL; from the coding sequence ATGGCGGCAGCAACTTCGGGAGCCACGGTTAGCACTGCAACAGCGACCAGCAGGTTCGCGGCGGCGTGCGGCGCGCTCAGCCAGTACGTCAAGGCGGCCGAGAGGGCGCACGCGCGGCCGGCCGTGCCCGTAAGGCCCCTCGCCCTCATGCCGGGCGCCGAGGTccccgacgacgacgacgaccagGGACAGCCCGAGGCGGAGGGGCCCGCGCCGGCGAAGCTGACCATCGTCTACGGCAAGCGGGTGCTGGTCCTCGACGACGTCCCGGCAGACAAGGCGGCCGGCCTGCTGCGGCTGGCCGCTGCCGTGGCGCGAGGAACGGCGGACCCGAGCGGCTCCATGCGCGGCGAGCAGCTCTCCGCGGCCGACCTGCCGGTGGCAAGGAAGGCCTCGCTGCAGCGGTTCATGGAGAAGAGGAAGGGCAGGCTCGCCGCGCGCGGGGAGCCGTATCCCCAGCCCGCCTCCCGCCGTGACCATCTCGCGCTGGCGCTGTGA
- the LOC133903171 gene encoding protein ESSENTIAL FOR POTEXVIRUS ACCUMULATION 1-like translates to MKVGENKDPISQGIRSDVLKTSGNGEDLGYSVNKEDVFRASVLDGKTGRRDRWRDDEREPNSTHRWSRWREMDKEHGDTRKVERWSDDSSKYSVDSRRAPQERWGDSNNKEGNCDQRRESEN, encoded by the exons ATGAAGGTGGGAGAAAACAAG GATCCCATTTCACAGGGTATCCGCTCAGATGTTTTGAAGACATCAGGGAATGGTGAAGACCTGGGCTACAGTGTGAACAAAGAAGATGTCTTCAGGGCTTCTGTGCTTGATGGTAAAACTGGGCGTCGTGACCGCTGGCGTGATGACGAAAGGGAACCAAATTCAACCCATCGGTGGAGCCGCTGGAGGGAGATGGACAAGGAACACGGTGATACACGCAAAGTGGAAAGATGGTCAGATGACTCTTCCAAGTATTCTGTGGATAGTCGCCGTGCTCCACAGGAGCGCTGGGGTGATTCCAATAATAAGGAAGGCAACTGTGACCAACGTCGTGAGTCTGAAAATTAG